The Pleurodeles waltl isolate 20211129_DDA chromosome 6, aPleWal1.hap1.20221129, whole genome shotgun sequence genome has a segment encoding these proteins:
- the CCR7 gene encoding C-C chemokine receptor type 7, with amino-acid sequence MAQDNGAVMQASVWLAVISFQLCAGVQNTTDFFEIYDDDDPNSTLDYKNYESPCQKGDVRHFRAVFLPTMYAIICFVGLAGNGLVMLTYIYFKRLKTMTDLYLLNLALADILFLFTLPFWAVSIAQYWLFGDFFCKMIYCVFKMSFFGGMLLLMGISIDRYFCIVQAASAHRHRPQTAFIGKLSCILIWIVALILAIPELVHSGVKKTNNQYHCTITSFNIVNLTTGLKVSQVILGFLVPLLVMSFCYLMIVRTLLQARNFEKYKAIKVIIAVVIVFILFQLPHNSVLLAKTISTFNSTLDCERSKQMDIADDVTYSLACFRCCLNPFLYAFIGVKFRNDLFKLLKELGCLSQEQLLQWSTCRQHRRISVVMETETTTTFSP; translated from the coding sequence CTCTGCGCTGGTGTCCAAAATACTACTGATTTCTTTGAGatctatgatgatgatgatcccaACTCCACCTTAGATTATAAGAACTATGAGTCTCCATGCCAGAAGGGGGATGTGCGCCACTTCCGGGCCGTGTTCCTTCCCACAATGTATGCTATCATCTGCTTCGTGGGACTTGCTGGGAATGGCCTGGTGATGCTCACCTACATCTACTTCAAGAGACTGAAGACTATGACTGACCTGTACTTGCTGAACCTGGCCCTGGCAGATATCCTCTTCCTCTTCACCCTCCCTTTCTGGGCTGTCAGTATTGCACAATACTGGCTGTTTGGTGACTTCTTCTGCAAGATGATCTACTGTGTCTTCAAAATGAGCTTCTTCGGCGGCATGCTTCTCCTCATGGGCATCAGCATTGACCGCTACTTCTGCATTGTCCAGGCAGCTTCAGCACATCGCCACCGCCCCCAGACAGCATTCATTGGAAAGCTCTCCTGCATCCTCATATGGATTGTAGCTTTGATTCTCGCCATCCCAGAGCTGGTCCACAGTGGAGTGAAAAAAACCAACAATCAGTATCACTGCACCATCACTTCCTTCAACATAGTGAATTTGACAACAGGCTTAAAAGTATCTCAGGTCATTCTTGGCTTCCTTGTTCCCTTGTTGGTGATGTCCTTCTGTTACCTAATGATCGTCAGGACCCTACTGCAGGCACGGAACTTTGAGAAGTACAAGGCCATCAAGGTGATCATTGCTGTGGTCATTGTTTTCATTCTTTTTCAGCTTCCCCACAACAGTGTCCTTTTGGCCAAGACTATCTCGACATTCAACTCAACCTTGGACTGTGAGAGGAGCAAGCAGATGGATATTGCAGATGATGTGACATATAGCTTGGCTTGCTTCCGTTGCTGCCTCAACCCCTTCCTCTATGCCTTCATCGGTGTTAAGTTCCGCAATGACCTATTCAAGCTCCTGAAGGAGCTTGGATGCCTGAGCCAAGAACAGCTGCTCCAATGGTCTACCTGCCGGCAGCACAGAAGAATCTCTGTTGTGATGGAGACTGAGACAACAACCACCTTTTCCCCCTAA